A DNA window from Anastrepha ludens isolate Willacy chromosome 6, idAnaLude1.1, whole genome shotgun sequence contains the following coding sequences:
- the LOC128867432 gene encoding sphingosine-1-phosphate lyase, producing the protein MKPFQFGECTRTLTGGVNRAFGNKEPWQVAAITATTVLGTVWLWAFINQDESILVRGKRQFFRLAKKLPVVRRKIDTEVSKAKEDFEGDIRKSCTDLNWSLELPAQGLSREEILQLVDKHLSIGHYNWREGRVSGAVYGFKEDLVDLIAEVYGKTSYTNPLHADVFPGVCKMEAEVVRMACTLFHGDANSCGTMTTGGTESILMACKAYRDYARETRNVQRPNMIVPKTVHAAFDKAAQYFNIHIKYVDVDPKTFEVDVKAVKRAINSNTILLVGSAPNFPYGTMDDVEAIAALGVKYNIPVHVDACLGSFVIALAREAGYKIRPFDFAVNGVTSISADTHKYGFAPKGSSIILYSAQKYLNHQFTVTTDWPGGVYGSPTVNGSRAGGIIAACWATMMSFGHEGYLEATKRIVDTARYIEAGIRKVDGVFVFGKPATSVVAIGSNVFDIFRLSDALGKLGWNLNALQFPSGIHICITDMHTKSGLADKFLADLKSSVAEIMKDPGQPVEGKMAIYGKAQGIPDRTVVGDVTRAFLNSMYYTPINK; encoded by the exons ATGAAACCATTCCAGTTTGGAGAATGCACAAGGACATTAACAGGTGGCGTGAATCGTGCATTTGGCAATAAAGAACCTTGGCAAGTAGCAGCTATTACGGCGACAACAGTGCTGGGAACTGTGTGGCTATGGGCATTCATCAATCAGGATgaaa GTATTCTGGTACGCGGCAAACGTCAATTCTTCCGCCTTGCCAAGAAGCTGCCCGTCGTGCGACGTAAAATCGATACAGAAGTCTCCAAAGCCAAAGAGGATTTTGAGGGTGATATCCGTAAAAGCTGTACTGATCTCAATTGGTCTCTTGAGCTGCCCGCCCAAGGACTGAGTCGTGAAGAAATCTTACAGCTGGTCGACAAGCATTTGAGTATTGGCCATTATAACTGGCGTGAGGGCCGCGTTTCGGGTGCAGTATACGGTTTCAAGGAGGATTTGGTCGATCTGATTGCAGAAGTATATGGCAAGACATCCTACACGAATCCACTCCATGCCGACGTCTTTCCGGGTGTGTGCAAAATGGAAGCGGAAGTGGTGCGCATGGCGTGCACGCTCTTCCATGGCGATGCGAACAGTTGCGGCACG ATGACCACTGGCGGCACGGAATCCATATTGATGGCATGTAAAGCGTATCGTGATTATGCGCGCGAAACACGTAATGTGCAGCGCCCAAATATGATTGTGCCAAAAACCGTGCATGCGGCATTCGACAAGGCGGCGCAGTACTTCAACATTCACATCAAATATGTAGATGTGGACCCGAAAACGTTTGAGGTAGATGTGAAGGCAGTGAAGCGTGCCATCAACTCCAATACGATACTG CTCGTCGGCTCTGCGCCAAATTTCCCGTATGGCACCATGGATGATGTCGAAGCCATTGCGGCTTTGGGTGTTAAATACAACATACCTGTGCATGTGGATGCTTGCCTGGGCAGCTTTGTCATTGCTCTAGCAAGGGAGGCTGGCTATAAGATACGGCCATTCGACTTCGCCGTCAATGGTGTCACTAGTATTTCAGCTGACACGCATAAG taTGGCTTTGCGCCCAAAGGTTCCTCAATTATACTGTACTCCGCACAAAAGTACCTAAACCATCAATTCACTGTAACCACCGATTGGCCAGGTGGCGTCTATGGCTCACCCACTGTGAATGGCTCGCGTGCGGGTGGCATTATTGCTGCTTGCTGGGCAACTATGATGAGTTTCGGTCATGAAGGCTATCTGGAAGCCACCAAGCGCATTGTGGACACTGCGCGCTACATCGAGGCTGg caTACGCAAAGTGGACGGCGTATTTGTTTTTGGAAAGCCAGCAACATCGGTGGTCGCCATTGGTTCGAATGTATTCGACATTTTCCGTCTATCGGATGCGCTAGGCAAATTGGGCTGGAATTTGAATGCTTTGCAATTTCCCTCAGG CATTCACATTTGCATTACCGATATGCACACCAAGTCTGGCTTGGCCGATAAGTTCCTTGCTGACTTGAAATCTTCCGTTGCTGAAATTATGAAGGACCCCGGCCAACCAGTCGAGGGCAAAATGGCTATTTACGGCAAGGCTCAAGGTATACCAGATCGCACAGTGGTGGGCGATGTGACGCGCGCTTTCCTCAACAGCATGTACTACACGCCCATCAATAAATGA
- the LOC128866224 gene encoding enoyl-CoA hydratase domain-containing protein 3, mitochondrial gives MLRVLYTSLARSSNLAAAATTSLHGASNRKQSTIIKQCDGVREIILNDPRARNTLSREVMSSILEGITKNAHDEELRCIVISSTGPVWSAGHNLKEISAATDGGCEIFSQLVEIIMNIYKAPVPIIAKVNGMATAAGLQLAASCDMVVASDKASFAASGVNLGIFCTTPGIAISRVMPRMKSSYLLFTGFPINAQDALAAGLASVVVPEAQLDAETDKITKSIKEKSRAIIAMGKVFYYKQLEMGIKDAYEQGTDVMVENIRMDDAQEGLKSFAEKRKPNWSKK, from the exons atgttgagaGTATTATATACATCGTTAGCGAGg agCTCAAATTTAGCCGCTGCTGCGACGACTTCACTGCATGGTGCCAGCAATCGGAAGCAAAGTACAATCATTAAGCAGTGTGATGGTGTACGGGAGATCATCTTAAATGATCCCAGAGCACGTAACACACTTTCCCGTGAGGTAATGTCATCCATCTTGGAGGGCATTACGAAGAATGCACATGACGAGGAGCTGCGCTGCATTGTGATTAGTTCAACCGGTCCGGTATGGTCGGCGGGCCATAATTTGAAGGAAATT TCAGCCGCTACTGATGGTGGCTGTGAGATATTTAGCCAACTTGTGGAAATTATTATGAACATCTACAAAGCACCTGTACCGATAATAGCGAAAGTAAATGGTATGGCTACTGCTGCTGGCTTGCAGTTGGCCGCCTCTTGTGACATGGTTGTGGCATCAGATAAAGCAAGTTTTGCTGCTTCAGG CGTTAACTTGGGCATATTTTGCACTACACCAGGTATTGCGATATCACGAGTTATGCCGCGTATGAAGTCTTCTTACCTGTTGTTCACTGGTTTCCCCATTAACGCACAGGATGCTTTGGCAGCGG GGTTGGCTAGTGTTGTGGTGCCCGAGGCGCAATTGGATGCCGAGACTGATAAGATAACAAAATCCATAAAAGAAAAGAGTCGCGCTATAATTGCGATGGGCAAGGTATTCTACTACAAACAGTTGGAAATGGGCATCAAGGATGCCTACGAACAAGGCACAGAT GTAATGGTTGAGAACATTCGCATGGACGATGCGCAGGAAGGTTTGAAGAGTTTCGCTGAGAAACGCAAGCCTAACTGGTCAAAGAAGTAA
- the LOC128868698 gene encoding glutathione S-transferase S1, which translates to MADEAQAPPPAEEAPPAEGVEGVEGAPADAAPAEPIKHSYTLFYFNVKALAEPLRYLFAYGGIEYEDVRVTRDEWPALKPTMPMGQMPVLEVDGKRVHQSISMARFLARTVGLNGATAWEDLQIDIVVDTINDFRLKIAVVSYEPEDDIKEKKLVTLNTEVIPFYLEKLEQTVKDNEGHFALGKLTWADVYFAGIIDYMNYMVKRDLLEQYPALKAVVDEVNALESIKAWIEKRPVTEV; encoded by the exons atggcCGATGAAGCACAAGCACCACCACCAGCCGAGGAAGCGCCACCAGCCGAGGGTGTCGAGGGTGTCGAGGGCGCGCCCGCCGATGCGGCACCAGCTGAACCCATTAAACACTCCTACACCCTCTTCTACTTCAATGTGAAAGCATTGGCTGAGCCGCTACGTTACTTATTTGCATACGGCGGCATTGAGTATGAGGATGTGCGTGTCACGCGTGACGAGTGGCCGGCACTCAAGCCGA CAATGCCCATGGGTCAAATGCCTGTACTCGAGGTGGATGGCAAACGTGTACATCAGAGCATTTCGATGGCCCGCTTTTTGGCTCGTACTGTGGGCCTGAACGGCGCCACTGCGTGGGAGGATCTACAAATTGATATTGTTGTTGATACCATCAACGATTTCCGTCTAA AAATTGCAGTCGTCTCCTACGAACCGGAGGATGACATCAAAGAGAAGAAACTCGTAACACTCAATACCGAAGTCATTCCGTTCTATTTAGAGAAATTGGAACAGACTGTTAAGGATAACGAAGGACATTTCGCTTTGGGAAAG CTAACATGGGCCGATGTCTACTTCGCCGGTATCATCGACTACATGAACTACATGGTGAAGCGTGATCTCTTGGAGCAATACCCAGCGCTAAAGGCTGTCGTTGATGAAGTCAACGCATTGGAATCCATCAAAGCCTGGATCGAAAAGAGACCCGTGACTGaagtttaa